From Triticum aestivum cultivar Chinese Spring chromosome 4A, IWGSC CS RefSeq v2.1, whole genome shotgun sequence, a single genomic window includes:
- the LOC123088173 gene encoding 3-phosphoshikimate 1-carboxyvinyltransferase 2, which translates to MPAARPARRGAVRLWGPRGAAARATSVAAPAAPSGAEEVVLQPIREISGAVQLPGSKSLSNRILLLSALSEGTTVVDNLLNSEDVHYMLEALEALGLSVEADKVAKRAVVVGCGGRFPVEKDAKEEVKLFLGNAGTAMRPLTAAVVAAGGNATYVLDGVPRMRERPIGDLVVGLQQLGADADCFLGTNCPPVRINGKGGLPGGKVKLSGSISSQYLSSLLMAAPLALEDVEIEIIDKLISVPYVEMTLKLMERFGVTAAHSDSWDRFYIKGGQKYKSPGNAYVEGDASSASYFLAGAAITGGTVTVEGCGTTSLQGDVKFAEVLEMMGAKVTWTDTSVTVTGPPRQPFGRKHLKAVDVNMNKMPDVAMTLAVVALFADGPTAIRDVASWRVKETERMVAIRTELTKLGATVEEGPDYCIITPPEKLNVTAIDTYDDHRMAMAFSLAACAEVPVTIRDPGCTRKTFPNYFDVLSTFVKN; encoded by the exons ATGCcggcggcccgcccggcccgccgcGGGGCGGTGCGGCTGTGGGGGCCCCGCGGCGCCGCGGCGCGCGCGACGTCCGTGGCGGCGCCCGCGGCCCCCTCGGGCGCCGAGGAGGTCGTGCTGCAGCCGATCCGCGAGATCTCCGGCGCCGTGCAGCTGCCAGGGTCCAAGTCGCTCTCCAACcggatcctcctcctctccgccctcTCCGAG GGAACAACGGTGGTGGATAACCTGTTGAACAGCGAGGATGTCCACTACATGCTCGAGGCCCTGGAAGCCCTTGGACTCTCCGTGGAAGCAGATAAAGTTGCAAAAAGAGCTGTGGTTGTTGGCTGTGGCGGCAGGTTCCCGGTCGAAAAGGACGCCAAAGAGGAAGTAAAGCTCTTCTTGGGTAATGCTGGAACTGCAATGCGGCCATTGACGGCAGCTGTAGTTGCTGCTGGTGGAAATGCAAC TTATGTGCTTGATGGAGTACCAAGAATGAGGGAGCGACCTATTGGTGACTTGGTTGTCGGTTTGCAACAACTCGGCGCAGATGCTGATTGTTTCCTTGGCACTAACTGCCCACCTGTCCGTATCAATGGCAAAGGAGGGCTACCTGGTGGCAAG GTTAAGCTCTCTGGTTCCATTAGCAGTCAATACCTGAGTTCCTTGCTGATGGCTGCTCCTTTGGCTCTTGAAGATGTCGAGATTGAAATCATTGATAAACTGATCTCCGTTCCTTACGTTGAAATGACATTGAAATTGATGGAGCGTTTTGGCGTGACTGCGGCGCATTCTGATAGTTGGGACAGATTCTACATCAAGGGAGGACAAAAATACAA GTCCCCTGGAAATGCCTATGTTGAAGGTGATGCCTCAAGTGCGAGCTATTTCCTGGCTGGTGCTGCCATCACCGGAGGGACTGTGACTGTCGAAGGTTGCGGCACCACCAGTTTGCAG GGTGATGTGAAATTTGCTGAGGTACTTGAGATGATGGGAGCGAAGGTTACATGGACTGACACTAGTGTAACTGTTACTGGCCCACCGCGTCAGCCCTTTGGAAGGAAACACCTAAAAGCTGTTGATGTCAACATGAACAAAATGCCTGATGTCGCAATGACTCTTGCCGTTGTTGCCCTCTTTGCTGATGGTCCAACTGCTATCAGAGATG TTGCCTCCTGGAGAGTGAAGGAAACCGAAAGAATGGTCGCGATCCGGACCGAGCTGACGAAG CTGGGAGCAACGGTGGAGGAAGGCCCGGACTACTGCATCATCACGCCACCGGAGAAGCTGAACGTCACGGCGATCGACACCTACGACGACCACCGGATGGCGATGGCCTTCTCCCTGGCGGCCTGCGCCGAGGTGCCAGTCACCATCAGGGACCCCGGGTGCACCCGCAAGACCTTCCCCAACTACTTCGATGTGCTAAGCACCTTTGTGAAGAACTAG
- the LOC123088174 gene encoding transketolase, chloroplastic → MGCAPMGHILYDEVMRYNPKNPYWFNRDRFVLSAGHGCMLQYALLHLAGYDAVKEDDLKQFRQWGSSTPGHPENFETPGVEVTTGPLGQGIANAVGLALAEKHLAARFNKPDSEIVDHYTYCIVGDGCNMEGILTEACSLAGHWGLGKLIVFYDDNHISIDGDTEIAFTEDVSGRFEALGWHTLWVKNGNDGYDEIRKAIQEAKSVTDKPTMIKVTTTIGFGSPNKANSYAVHGAALGTSEVEATRANLGWPYEPFFVPEDVKSHWSRHIPQGAALEADWDAKFAQYEQKYPEDAATLKSIITGELPAGWADALPQYTTESPADATRNLSQQCLNALAKVVPGLIGGSADLASSNMTLLKMFGDFQKDTPEERNVRFGVREHGMGAICNGIALHTPGLIPYCATFFVFTDYMRGAMRISALSEAGVIYVMTHDSIGLGEDGPTHQPIEHLVSFRAMPNMLMFRPADGKETAGAYKVAVLNRKRPSILALSRQKLPHLPGTSIEGVAKGGYTISDNSTGNKPDYIIMSTGSEVEIAVKAAEELTKEGKTVRVVSFVCWELFDEQSDEYKESVLPEAVTARISIEAGSTLGWQKYVGSKGKTIGIDKFGASAPAPKIYKEYGITAENVIAAAKSL, encoded by the exons ATGGGCTGCGCGCCCATGGGCCACATCCTCTACGACGAGGTCATGCGCTACAACCCCAAGAACCCCTACTGGTTCAACCGCGACCGCTTCGTCCTCTCCGCCGGCCACGGCTGCATGCTCCAGTACGccctcctccacctcgccggcTATGACGCCGTCAAG GAAGACGACCTGAAGCAGTTCAGGCAGTGGGGAAGCTCCACCCCGGGCCACCCCGAGAACTTCGAGACTCCCGGAGTTGAAGTCACCACTG GTCCTCTTGGACAGGGTATCGCGAATGCCGTCGGGTTGGCGCTTGCTGAGAAGCACCTGGCTGCTCGTTTCAACAAGCCCGACAGTGAAATCGTTGACCATTACAC GTACTGTATTGTGGGAGATGGGTGCAACATGGAGGGTATCTTGACTGAAGCTTGCTCGTTGGCTGGGCATTGGGGTCTTGGCAAGCTAATTGTTTTCTACGACGACAACCACATCTCCATTGACGGAGACACCGAGATTGCTTTTACAGAGGATGTGAGTGGCCGCTTTGAGGCTCTTGGGTGGCACACACTCTGGGTTAAGAATGGCAACGATGGTTATGACGAGATCCGTAAAGCCATTCAGGAAGCAAAATCAGTTACCGACAAGCCCACAATGATCAAG GTGACCACCACAATCGGTTTTGGATCTCCCAACAAGGCCAACTCATACGCTGTGCACGGAGCTGCATTGGGCACCAGCGAGGTCGAAGCGACCAGGGCAAACCTTGGATGGCCATATGAGCCATTCTTTGTGCCCGAGGATGTCAAGAG CCACTGGAGCCGCCATATTCCCCAAGGTGCCGCTCTTGAGGCTGACTGGGATGCTAAGTTTGCACAGTACGAGCAGAAGTACCCAGAAGATGCCGCCACCTTGAAAAGCATCATCACAGGAGAGTTGCCCGCTGGCTGGGCCGATGCTCTTCCT CAATACACTACAGAGAGCCCAGCAGACGCCACCAGGAATCTCTCCCAGCAATGCTTGAATGCACTTGCTAAAGTTGTGCCTGGTCTTATTGGAGGCAGTGCTGATCTTGCGTCCTCCAACATGACATTGCTCAAGATGTTTGGCGACTTCCAGAAGGATACCCCTGAGGAGCGCAATGTCCGCTTTGGAGTCAGGGAGCATGGAATGGGTGCCATTTGCAACGGCATTGCGCTGCACACCCCAGGGCTCATTCCATACTGTGCAACTTTCTTTGTTTTCACTGACTACATGAGAGGTGCCATGAGGATCTCAGCCTTGTCTGAAGCTGGAGTTATCTATGTCATGACCCATGACTCTATTGGTCTGGGTGAAGATGGCCCGACCCATCAACCCATTGAGCACTTGGTGAGCTTCCGCGCAATGCCGAACATGCTGATGTTCCGTCCTGCTGATGGCAAGGAGACTGCCGGGGCATACAAGGTGGCTGTCCTCAACAGGAAGAGGCCATCTATTCTGGCTCTCTCCAGGCAAAAGCTTCCTCATCTGCCTGGTACCTCAATTGAGGGCGTTGCCAAGGGTGGTTACACCATTTCCGACAACTCGACCGGAAACAAGCCTGACTACATCATAATGAGCACTGGTTCTGAGGTAGAGATTGCTGTGAAGGCTGCCGAAGAGTTGACGAAGGAGGGGAAGACCGTCCGTGTTGTGTCATTTGTTTGCTGGGAACTCTTCGACGAGCAGTCAGATGAGTACAAGGAGAGCGTGCTCCCTGAGGCCGTCACCGCAAGGATCAGCATTGAGGCTGGCTCTACCCTCGGATGGCAAAAGTATGTCGGATCCAAGGGCAAGACCATCGGCATCGACAAGTTCGGCGCCAGCGCTCCCGCCCCGAAGATCTACAAGGAGTACGGCATCACCGCGGAGAACGTCATCGCCGCAGCCAAGAGCCTGTAA